The Nocardioides panzhihuensis genome has a segment encoding these proteins:
- a CDS encoding bifunctional helix-turn-helix transcriptional regulator/GNAT family N-acetyltransferase → MTVDTSVMRKFNMSYVRRVGALEDSFLGSGLPYGTARILYEIGLGAPPTASGSASAMTVQDLRTRLGGLDSGYVSRMLRTLESKGYVAMDRDPADGRRRLVALTEDGLKQWDDLERRSEERAHLLLDPLTQRQRDRLNDALATADLLVRAATITIEQVDPRDPIAQMAMGHYFAEIGDRFGFTVGDEGFGDDPSLRAPHGAFFIAASDGAPVASGGVREFDGTGEIKRMWVDPAWRGAGLGSRLLRHLEAEALRLGHRVVRLDTRDVLSEAIGMYERAGYERIDRYNDNPHATHFFRKQLG, encoded by the coding sequence ATGACAGTGGACACCTCGGTGATGCGCAAGTTCAACATGAGCTACGTCCGTCGGGTGGGAGCCCTCGAGGACTCGTTCCTCGGCAGCGGTCTCCCCTATGGCACCGCCCGCATCCTCTACGAGATCGGTCTCGGCGCTCCGCCAACCGCCTCGGGCTCCGCTTCGGCCATGACCGTTCAGGACCTCCGGACCAGGCTCGGCGGCCTCGACTCCGGCTACGTCAGCCGGATGCTGCGAACGCTGGAGAGCAAGGGGTACGTCGCGATGGACCGCGACCCGGCCGACGGCCGGCGCAGGCTCGTAGCGCTCACCGAGGACGGCCTCAAGCAGTGGGACGACCTCGAGCGCCGCTCCGAGGAGCGTGCCCATCTGCTGCTCGATCCGCTGACGCAGCGGCAGCGCGACCGCCTCAACGATGCTCTGGCGACAGCCGACCTGTTGGTGCGCGCCGCCACGATCACCATCGAGCAGGTCGATCCCCGCGACCCGATCGCCCAGATGGCCATGGGCCACTACTTCGCCGAGATCGGCGACCGCTTCGGGTTCACCGTCGGCGACGAGGGCTTCGGCGACGACCCGTCCCTACGGGCTCCGCACGGCGCGTTCTTCATCGCCGCCAGCGACGGTGCACCGGTCGCCTCGGGCGGAGTGCGGGAGTTCGACGGCACCGGCGAGATCAAGCGGATGTGGGTCGATCCGGCCTGGCGCGGCGCCGGCCTCGGCTCACGCCTGCTGCGCCACCTCGAGGCCGAGGCGCTCAGGCTCGGCCACCGAGTCGTACGCCTCGACACCCGCGACGTCCTCAGCGAAGCGATCGGGATGTACGAGCGGGCCGGCTACGAGCGCATCGATCGCTACAACGACAACCCCCACGCCACCCACTTCTTCCGCAAGCAGCTCGGCTAG
- a CDS encoding PfkB family carbohydrate kinase — protein sequence MRPPQDLVVVGSINVDLTADVERLPGAGETVGGGRLRRDVGGKGANQAVAASRLGARVRMVGAVGSDADGAWAVETARSAGVDVEGVRTVDAPTGTALIAVDAAGENQIVVCSGANALVEPEGFVVAAGDAVLMQLELPLDVVRAVAARAPGFVVVNAAPARPLPADLVERADLFIVNETEYAAMPELGEAKRVAVTYGASGAAMIAEGAEAARVPAVSTEAISTVGAGDAFSAALTLAILAGMPDDEALRTACAVGAAVVAHPGAQPPLDRLEMYRGTR from the coding sequence GTGCGCCCGCCACAGGACCTGGTCGTCGTCGGGAGCATCAACGTCGACCTGACCGCGGACGTCGAGCGACTGCCGGGAGCCGGGGAGACCGTCGGCGGCGGCCGGCTGCGCCGTGACGTCGGCGGGAAGGGCGCCAACCAGGCGGTCGCGGCGAGCCGGCTGGGCGCGCGGGTGCGGATGGTCGGCGCCGTCGGCTCCGACGCCGACGGTGCCTGGGCGGTCGAGACGGCCCGGTCCGCCGGGGTCGATGTGGAAGGCGTACGCACCGTCGACGCCCCGACCGGCACGGCGCTGATCGCCGTCGACGCGGCGGGGGAGAACCAGATCGTGGTGTGTAGCGGAGCCAACGCGCTGGTCGAGCCGGAAGGTTTCGTGGTGGCGGCGGGCGATGCCGTGCTCATGCAGCTCGAGCTCCCCCTGGACGTCGTCCGGGCCGTGGCCGCGCGGGCGCCCGGGTTCGTCGTGGTCAACGCGGCGCCCGCGCGGCCGCTGCCGGCGGATCTCGTCGAGCGGGCGGACCTGTTCATCGTCAACGAGACCGAGTACGCCGCGATGCCCGAGCTGGGCGAGGCCAAGCGGGTCGCGGTGACCTACGGAGCCTCGGGTGCGGCCATGATCGCCGAAGGTGCCGAGGCCGCCCGGGTGCCGGCCGTGTCCACGGAGGCGATCAGCACCGTCGGTGCCGGCGACGCGTTCTCCGCCGCGCTCACCCTCGCGATCCTGGCCGGCATGCCGGACGACGAGGCGCTGCGTACGGCATGCGCGGTCGGCGCGGCGGTCGTCGCACATCCCGGTGCCCAGCCGCCGTTGGATCGGTTGGAGATGTACCGGGGCACTCGCTAG
- a CDS encoding phosphoribosyltransferase domain-containing protein, whose product MSPVRDEVSGWSGTWVAERLGVRLRTTDAPSGMMLTDLVGLAVRRNPRRAQLLVSSVLGKHLPTDPRVVTDAALRLGAKARAAVTGDAVVLGYAETATALGHLVADALGAPYLHSTRRVVDGLESAADFYEEHSHATAHRLLPTDPAFLARGETLVLVDDEVITGKTIVNTIRALHKKFPHKHYVVAALVDLRSEADRGRMERSVKRLRATLDVVSLASGEIELPEDLADNGNRLIDTVENLRQLAGVEPIRGQRGEVVQVVATWPRAVPEGGRHGFVPGAAGSYESAVTVTAAAIAGRIPDGPVHILGTEELMYAPLRIASALADRRAAEGRRHEITYSTTTRSPVLAVEDPGYAIRTAITFPSHDAPADGDGPRFAYNLREGAYEAIVLVVDEPADTTALHEEGGLVDQLARLAPRVVVVTVPAFTPEPRHDQPARQLPAPLHGPAFGSYERDDVAWLVKDLPAETSAETPEDEEAQAHRELFDEALTASAQRVAYAIGLVTEQVLARRGQDAVLVSLMRAGTPIGVLMRRWAQRVHGLDLPHYAVSMIRGRGIDQTALAYLAAHHDPARVMFVGGWTGTGAIARELAGSVEKSNATLDAHLASPFSPELAVLADPGRSVAVYGTREDYLIPSACLGSTVTGLVSRAVIDDDRVGPNDFHGAAFRADLAPADVSKRFVDTVAARFPIVRTKVMLDLGAHLGGDHKPTWVGWDAVEDAAEKFGDGDVSLVEAGVDDTVRLLLHGEPATILVDPARDADLGAVKKLAEAREVPLERVTDLPYACIGLRRP is encoded by the coding sequence ATGTCACCTGTGAGAGACGAAGTGAGCGGCTGGTCGGGCACCTGGGTGGCCGAACGCCTGGGTGTGCGTCTACGGACGACTGACGCGCCGAGCGGGATGATGCTCACGGATCTGGTCGGTCTGGCGGTGCGGCGCAACCCGCGTCGCGCACAGCTCCTCGTCTCCTCCGTCCTCGGCAAGCATCTCCCGACCGACCCACGGGTGGTGACCGACGCCGCGCTGCGCTTGGGGGCCAAGGCCCGCGCGGCGGTCACGGGCGATGCGGTGGTCCTCGGCTATGCCGAGACGGCGACCGCGCTCGGACACCTCGTCGCCGACGCGCTCGGTGCGCCCTACCTGCACTCCACCCGCCGGGTCGTCGACGGCCTCGAGTCCGCGGCCGACTTCTACGAGGAGCACTCGCACGCGACCGCCCACCGGCTGCTTCCCACAGACCCCGCCTTCCTCGCCCGCGGGGAGACTCTCGTGCTGGTCGACGACGAGGTAATCACCGGCAAGACGATCGTCAACACGATCCGGGCGCTGCACAAGAAGTTCCCGCACAAGCACTACGTCGTGGCCGCTCTCGTCGACCTGCGCTCGGAGGCCGACCGGGGCCGGATGGAGCGCTCGGTCAAGCGGCTGCGCGCGACTCTGGACGTCGTCTCCCTCGCGAGCGGTGAGATCGAGCTGCCCGAGGACCTCGCCGACAACGGCAACCGGCTCATCGACACCGTCGAGAACCTCCGCCAGCTGGCCGGTGTCGAGCCGATCCGCGGTCAGCGCGGCGAGGTGGTTCAGGTCGTCGCCACCTGGCCGCGAGCCGTCCCGGAGGGCGGCCGCCACGGCTTCGTGCCCGGCGCTGCGGGCTCCTACGAGTCGGCCGTCACGGTGACCGCCGCCGCGATCGCCGGTCGGATCCCGGACGGTCCGGTGCACATCCTCGGCACCGAGGAGCTGATGTACGCACCTCTGCGGATCGCCTCCGCGCTGGCTGACCGGCGCGCGGCCGAGGGCCGGCGCCACGAGATCACCTACTCGACGACGACGCGCTCGCCGGTGCTCGCCGTCGAAGACCCGGGCTACGCGATCCGCACCGCGATCACCTTTCCGTCTCACGACGCGCCCGCTGACGGCGACGGCCCGCGCTTCGCCTACAACCTGCGTGAGGGCGCGTACGAGGCGATCGTCCTGGTCGTCGACGAGCCGGCCGACACCACTGCGCTCCACGAGGAGGGCGGCCTGGTCGACCAGCTCGCCCGGCTCGCGCCGCGGGTCGTGGTCGTGACCGTCCCGGCGTTCACCCCGGAGCCACGACACGACCAGCCGGCCCGCCAGCTGCCCGCGCCGCTCCACGGCCCTGCGTTCGGCTCCTACGAGCGCGACGACGTCGCCTGGCTGGTCAAGGATCTTCCGGCGGAGACATCCGCCGAGACTCCGGAGGACGAAGAGGCACAGGCACACCGGGAGCTCTTCGACGAAGCCCTGACGGCGTCGGCCCAGCGGGTGGCGTACGCGATCGGCCTGGTCACCGAGCAGGTGCTGGCCCGACGTGGGCAGGACGCGGTGCTGGTCTCCCTGATGCGTGCCGGCACCCCGATCGGGGTGCTGATGCGGCGCTGGGCGCAGCGCGTGCACGGGCTCGACCTGCCCCACTACGCGGTCTCGATGATCCGCGGGCGTGGCATCGACCAGACCGCGCTCGCCTATCTGGCTGCGCACCACGACCCCGCTCGGGTGATGTTCGTGGGCGGGTGGACCGGCACGGGTGCGATCGCCCGGGAGCTGGCGGGCTCGGTCGAGAAGTCCAACGCGACGCTCGACGCCCATCTGGCCTCGCCGTTCTCCCCGGAGCTCGCTGTGCTCGCCGACCCGGGCCGGAGCGTGGCGGTCTACGGCACTCGGGAGGACTACCTGATCCCATCGGCGTGCCTCGGCTCGACCGTCACTGGCCTCGTCTCGCGTGCCGTCATCGACGACGATCGGGTCGGTCCCAACGACTTCCACGGCGCTGCGTTCCGTGCCGACCTGGCTCCGGCCGATGTGTCGAAGAGGTTCGTCGACACGGTCGCGGCCCGGTTCCCGATCGTGCGCACCAAGGTGATGCTCGACCTCGGGGCCCACCTCGGCGGTGACCACAAGCCCACCTGGGTGGGCTGGGACGCGGTCGAGGACGCCGCCGAGAAGTTCGGCGACGGTGATGTCAGCCTGGTGGAGGCCGGCGTCGACGACACCGTCCGGTTGCTGCTGCACGGCGAGCCGGCGACGATCCTGGTCGACCCGGCGCGCGACGCCGACCTGGGTGCCGTCAAGAAGCTCGCCGAGGCGCGTGAGGTGCCGCTGGAGCGGGTCACCGACTTGCCCTATGCCTGCATCGGCCTCCGACGTCCCTGA